The following DNA comes from Solanum stenotomum isolate F172 chromosome 11, ASM1918654v1, whole genome shotgun sequence.
CGAGTCGTACAACTGTCTATTATGACTTTCTTAAGATGAAGCATGACTTGCTGCAAATGGAATATTCAGCTCTAATATACCCAAAGGCCGGATGAGGACAAGACCATGGTTGTTTACGCTTCAACTCAGTTTCCCGAGAATACGCACAGTGTAATTGCTCGGTGTCTTGGTGTTCTTGGGCATAATATTTATGTGATAACAAGAAGGGTTGGAGGTGTCTTCAGTGGCAAGGAGGTAAAAAAATGAGTTGGGAAGTGAAATTATTTTGTAAGGTCCCTTTGCTCAAGGTGAGAGATGAGAAGGGAAAGTTGTTGAATCTTTAAGTGGTATTTATTCATCAATGAGAGAGAAAATAGATCTACATACAATCATCAAGTGTTGCTGTGAGCATGCTAGGCCTTGTGCATCTTCTGCATCTATTTTCCTCTGAGCAACTCGCAGATGAGCTTGCCAAGGGACTTACTCACGTACATCGTTCCTACTTAATGAACAAACCAGGCTTGAAGAATCTGTTCATAACACCTAGCTTGAGGGAGGGTGTTGAGGAATTAACGACTAGTACAGCTGTGCCTTAGCTGTAATCTGTTATGGTTAGTTAGAGTAGAGTTAGTGGCAGTTGGTCTAGCTTAAGTCGGTTAATTAATCTGTTAGATGGTTTTCCTATTGATCAGTTTTTTGATTGACATGAAATTTACTCTAAATTTGCAGCCTCTTAGTTCTGCTGACATTTCATAAAAGGTGTGTGACAAATGATACTGTTTTATGTGTACAATGACTCTAAGTAGACTATAAGTTCCTAATTCTGTTTAGTGCATCAAAGAATATATATCATGGAACTCAGAATCTAACTTCCTACCAGAAGCAAACTCATGAACTTCACCATTAATTTCTACTGAACTGCAGCCCGGTTCTTTCTCGATATGTTTATCCTTCATTGATATcctttcatccatagcttcttCAAACAAGCCCGTGGCTGCATACATATTTGCCATCAAAACATAGCCACTGCTTTCATTTGGATCCAACTCAAGCAAATTCTCAGCTGACCATCTGGCCAACTCCATGTTCCCGTGGCTCCTACAAGCCGATAACAAAGAACCCCATATGACAGCATCAGGTTCCATTTTCATACTTCTTATAACCTCTTCTGCTTCTTCAACTAGTCCTGCTCGACCAAGAATATCGACCATACAACCATAGTGCTTGATTGATGGTTCAATACCatattcttttttcattaattGGAAGTAGTCTTTAGCTTTATCTACCAATCCAGAGTGATTGCACGCGGTTAGTACACCGATGAAACTCACAGAATCCGGTTTCAGAATGGAGCATTGTAGCCTCGCGAATAGCTTAATCGCATCATCCTCAAATCCATTAGTAGCTAAGCCCAAAATCATAGAGTTCCAAGAAGACAACCCTTTATTTGAGATGCTTATAAAAACATGCCACGCCATTTCAACATTTCCACACTTGCAATACATGTCTATAATTGCAGTAACAACAATGACATTCAACTCCACATTGTTCTTCTTAACATACTTATAAATCCAATTCCCTTGTTGAAGTGCTCCTAAGTGTCCACAAGCATTCAACAAGCTCACTAAAGTGAATTCACTAGGCTTAATATTTTCCTCTTGCATTGTGCTAAATAGTTCCAATGCTTCATTCCACTTCTCATTTCTAACAAAACCACTTATCATACTGTTCCAAGAAACATCATTTCTAGTTGGCATTTTACTAAACAACCTCCAAGAACCATCGATTTCTCCCGATTTAGCTAGGCCCATGATCATGGAATTCCAAGAAACAACATCCTCAGTCTCATCCTCATCAAACAATTTCCTTGCTTCAACCAAAAAACCACAACTCGCATACATATACAACAGAGTATTTCTTATGAATGTGTCAAATCCTAGGCCTAGTTTGATGATTCTCCCATGAAGTTGAGCTCCATTTTTCACAAGACCACCTCGAGCATATGCCTTAAAAACCGAAGGATAAGTAAGCAAGTGCGGTTGTACTTGTGAATTGTTCAACATTTCAATGAAAATATGAATTGCATATTGTGGAATTGAACTCTCTGAGAAACCTCTAATGATAGTATTCCAAGTGAAAAGATTTGGATTTTCTATGTGAGTGAAAACCAAGTTTGCATAATTGATGTCACCAATAGGTGGAGACTTGGCTGAAAATGCAAGGACGCGGCTAGATGCTATTTTGTCCTTGATTAAACCACTTTTTATGAGATGAGCATGAATCTTTTTAAGGTCTCTCATAGTGGTGCATTTGGTTTCTAACATATGAAGATATGGTTGATCTAAGATGAACTTAGAAATGGAAATTGATGAGCAAACACTTGGTGACATCtctgtttttgttgtttttgatgTCTATGGAAGTGGAAAATTTATCAAGAATGTGCAGAAAGAGAGCAATTTGTTAAGTATGAATAGCAGCTCTCAACTGGCATAATAGATAAGGTATGTAGGGCCTATTTAGCACTAGGCTGATTTAAGGTCTTTCACACCAAAACTAAGCTCATGCCCCATATCAGCAAATTAATTACATATTCATATCCTTTTACCTTGATGTCGCTTCAATAATTACCTAAAATagctattttttcttttctcagcATGACGTCAGCGCTCTTTTGTGTTTtgtcttttttgttttattttgggaaAGGCTCATCCTTTCTTTTcatgtgaaaaaatattttcttccttttaacctttatattttaaaaaaataaataaatatagtagtTAACTTTTTTTAGACtaataaaaatgtaggaaaattaaagaattagattacaacaagaaataatttaaaaaatcactagcttatttattaaaatcaaaattagtaaaaaatatattttatatactccttttttttctcatttatttatttatttttctctttttttccccTCAAATTTCCCCATTTTCTCCTATATttgttccttttatttttgcatttttaattttatttttcaatttctttatttcttgttcctctccttttctttttttcgattaattttttttttctttttcattcattttttctcaaatcataatatTCTTTATTGTTGCaccacaatttaattttatatatattgttatggtATCATTGTTGTTGCTTCAATCCTTCCGTGAGACCTCCATGATACCAtcacaatatatttatatattatcatGGTATCATTGGAGTTTTCTTCGATCCACAATGATACCACCACAATAAATCTATATATTGTTTTGATATCATTGGTGTCTAATTTAATTCTTCAGCGACACCTCCATGATACCACCCAATATATATAGGCTTAACAATAAGTGTTAATCATAGTTTCTAGGTTGATTATTTTATTGGTCAAATGGTCAGGTGGACCCCTGTACTTGTGTCGAATTGTAAACTTGACCTTTCTACTTGTAACTTTATCAAGTGAACCCTTGAACTCAACAAAACACAgtatattaaccctttttttcatttgagCACGGTGCGTGTAATACAACCAAATTACACCTGAAATCCATGTCATTTTTAATGACACGTCAAGCatgaaaagataaattatattaaaaaaaagttattcttTTTCCTCTTTGAGGTCACCCAGCAGCCGCCCCTTACTCCAAATCCAAGCCCACCTCCCACCCGTTTCCATCTTCCTTACCCAGGAACTCTGAAGCACAAAAATTCACCAGTAGTGATAGCTTGAGAATTGTTCCCATCTGACAATTTTCTAGAAAAGATAAATTCTCCTTCTTCAACCCAAGCTACGAGTCTAATATCAAGTCAAATTCCTCAATTCTGTCCGTCAATCCTTTGATTTGAGCTTTCAATTTTAGAGAGAAGTTTTCAATTTGAATCTTCAAATTAAAAGCTCAAATCATGTAGCCCGTTTTTTATTTGAAGACAAATAAAACAGCACAAAGaatcattcaaacaaaaaatgaatttaagcatttgtttcttttttatttcagaTAACCCATTTCTAATTTGAGCTTTCAATGAGagaaattttcttcttcttttcaattaGTATGTTTGTTGTGAGATGTTTGAAGGATGAGTACTTTCTTTCCAAATGGAGTGAGATTACAAAAAGAATTGGTGAAAATTATGAACGGTGGGGacgtaattttttttcttcagaataagagaagaggaaggggataatttgtttttcccttttctattatttttctgattatatgtataattttattgagAAGTATCCATTCACGCTCTTAACCTGCGCGTACCTCACGCATTTTTCCAACTCAGCAATTTATTGTCACATAAGTTTGGTCAATGGTCAAAggtatttaaaatattgtgtttcatTGAGTTTAAGTGTTTATTTGACAAAGTCATAAGTAGAAGGGTCCAGTTTACAATttgatacaagtataagggtctaCTAGACCATTTGGCCTATTTTATTCATCGACTGGACTTTAAGTATTCTCCAAGATTCTTTCACATATttggaatttaattttttgaccATATGCTcctcctttaatttttttgttttatagttttagtgttttggtaGTACTCAAcaaaaccccaattctttttTCGTATGATCTCCTAAGTTTTTGGGAGGGTGGTGTACGTGTACACAGTCTTGGATCCCTTGTCAGGACTCGAAAACTCGAGTCAAGATGACACATATTATAATTCACCAGTAGATAATTCAATTGGTAACCTAGAACAAGTAACAGGCATATAAGGTAGAaacaaacaattaataatagATGCATGATATCATTCAAGGAGACGGCGGAAAATAAGAACAGAAGCCAATACATACAACCAAAAGAGATCTAACACAAAACCTATTAGTCACATGTAAAAAGCTAGAGTACAAATTCCAAAGGTagacaaaaaatatacatacttgTCTCAAATGCTAAAAACTAGCCAACAACTATCACAAAAAGAGGCAAACAGATCCAAGACGTCAAAAGCTCACCCTTGCCTCTGAATACCTCAACAATTGGCTCAATATCAACGCGGATGACTGGTGCTCAAATCTTCATCACGAAAACAGATGCAGAATGTAGTTTGAGTATCAAAACAACatgtactcagtaggcatcatagacCAACTGAGCTTGAACAGTAAAGACAATATGAAACGCAAGAAATAACACTAGCAAAGGTCAAATCAATGAAATGATAACGAAAATCTAACAGGAATGCACAAGAGTCTACGAATGAATGGAAATGAAAAGCAAGTAACTAACTAAACCTAACTAGACTCCATAAGTCCAGAAAGTACACTTTTGTGCAAGTTTAAGTATATTATCACCCGAACAGATCCCTATAAGCCTAACGATTACACAGAAGAGCTATAACTACTGAGTATGAAATTCTATGAATCATGAACAGGAGAGTGCATAGTCCGAACGTCGAATCGCGGATAGAACATCCAATGATTCCAATAGAACCATGCAGCTAGGTACCAACTCAATAGAGAATAATGTGCCCAAAACTTGAATTGCAACTGAAGGTCATGTGCCCAGATCTTGAATTTATGTCTAAAATGGTGATCTGCCCAAACCTTAAATTTATGGCTATACGAACTGTCGAAGAAGAGTCTCATGTCAAGTCACCAACATAAGACCACCAGAGATTGACGTCCACCCCAAAGTTTCCAACAAATCACTCCAAGCCCGAATCAAATCCAACCCCAAATCATCAAGCAAAGCCCAAAGTCACAACATAATCATTGGGGTCGTAGTAAAAAGGGAATTATGAATAAAAGGTTATCGCAGCTATGTTACCGCCTAGATAAGGCTCACATTATCAAATCCAAGTCTGATACATTAGTCTTCAGGAAGCTAAGCCATCCAAAGCGACGTCAAAGAATTCTACGCCCTATCATCTCCAAAACGCTAAGGCACTAGCCTACACCAGGCTAAGGCCAATAATAAGCTACCAAGTACCAATGATCACAAAACAACTACGGACAATAACCACAAGGTAAGAGATGATCACACAACAAAGAATAACATGCTAGCACTCTCGAAATACTCCAAAAATAAGGTCTGAGGCATGAGTTTTAATAAGTAAACATGAATCGACTACCAACCCATCCCAATTCTATCTAACCAAAATGAATTtacattctcgagctcaatctaaaaACCGGAAAGGTGTAGCCTATCACAATGTAGACCACACACGTTCCAAAATCATAATTTCAAAGTTTTTCTCTTTCGAATGGTCTCTAAACGCCGTCATGCTATCAAAAACATAATCACCACATCAAAACACATTTTTTGACACCAAAAACACTACAATTGGCAACCGACGTTATTAAAGAACTTATCATTTGTCTTTAGCGATGTGGTCGGTGGCACCTTAGTCTACATATCATTAATGCAGTACTATATACGTAAGCAAAATGAGGGGTTACAATGCATGATGTTACCTTATTCTACTCCAGGCAATTCTGCGTCAAATGACCCATCTTGTAGCAAGAATAACAATCCTTTTTGGCCATATCAATCTTTTTAACACTGGAGTTTCCTCTCTTCTTAAATTGAAATTTACCCTTTTTATTGACTTATCAAATCCCGTGTTCTTCTATACTTCCTTGTTCTTGCTAttgttctttttcttagtaTTAGAAGTCTCAGCAAATTCAGTTAGAAAAGCTTGCTCAATTGTTTTAGAATTGTCACGACGCTCATCTTCCAGAACAAGATGGTGTCCAATGTCTTTAAAAACTTGGTACTTTCATTATGGTTGtatgaattttcatatatttccaACTAGCAAGAAGAGATCTTATAACTTTCTGGTAACCTTTTGTTTGCATCAATTCTAACTTTCGCCACTTCTAGCAGATTATAAACATATGTCACCATCATCATTGGTAATACTTAATCCCTTTCTACTTAAAGCTTTTCTTATTTTCAGAATTCAAAACTTTAAACACAACAAGATAATCTACTTGTCTCTCTTTTCTCACTTGTACTGACCATTATTAGTCACTACTATGAGTTTGATTCCTTGGTGCAACAAACATCCATTATAGCAAGCACTCTATGATTTCTAATATGCTCCCTCAATTTATGTGTACCTTTGCtgaattgaattgttgattaatTAGCCTAAACTCTATGAATCTCTTGATATTCCTATTGCTTTGCATTTTCGATTTTAAGTTACTTCCATAGAGTAAGTGCCCATCAGATCATTTATACAACAAATATTGTAGGCATTGCTTGAAGACTATTACTCTTGAATTTTGCATATATTAGAAATTAGTGTAGTTAGAGAATGAATAACTATTTGGATAAATAAAGTTACAATGATATTTGCTTTCTAAGACTTTCTttgcattctcttagcgatcgtAGTCTTaaaggcttacttgagcttacaagatcttgaaaagagtagtgagtaagttgtcaattGCCGCACGGAATGTTAGtaagactctaagtccgtgacaagTACGGccaaaaaatcaaaccaaaagaTATTTGCTTACtgtattgaaaaagaaatctcTCCATTCAATGATGAAAATCTTTAAAAGTCACATTTCTAgttttttatattgttgttgtatgaaTTGGTATGCAAAGACATCACTGGCACAGATGAATTTAGAAGAAAGAAGTTTCTCATCAAAAGATTTTGTAAGCAAACTATCTATATTTCCAATCAAGGAAATGACAAGGAACATATCAACATCAAAAATATTACAAGTCTCTTTGTATGGAATGGAACATTACATTAGATA
Coding sequences within:
- the LOC125844033 gene encoding pentatricopeptide repeat-containing protein At2g42920, chloroplastic; its protein translation is MSPSVCSSISISKFILDQPYLHMLETKCTTMRDLKKIHAHLIKSGLIKDKIASSRVLAFSAKSPPIGDINYANLVFTHIENPNLFTWNTIIRGFSESSIPQYAIHIFIEMLNNSQVQPHLLTYPSVFKAYARGGLVKNGAQLHGRIIKLGLGFDTFIRNTLLYMYASCGFLVEARKLFDEDETEDVVSWNSMIMGLAKSGEIDGSWRLFSKMPTRNDVSWNSMISGFVRNEKWNEALELFSTMQEENIKPSEFTLVSLLNACGHLGALQQGNWIYKYVKKNNVELNVIVVTAIIDMYCKCGNVEMAWHVFISISNKGLSSWNSMILGLATNGFEDDAIKLFARLQCSILKPDSVSFIGVLTACNHSGLVDKAKDYFQLMKKEYGIEPSIKHYGCMVDILGRAGLVEEAEEVIRSMKMEPDAVIWGSLLSACRSHGNMELARWSAENLLELDPNESSGYVLMANMYAATGLFEEAMDERISMKDKHIEKEPGCSSVEINGEVHEFASGRKLDSEFHDIYSLMH